One window of the Pseudarthrobacter sp. ATCC 49987 genome contains the following:
- a CDS encoding LuxR C-terminal-related transcriptional regulator has product MDSSRKRATAPDAAEASTVLTGRKEDLRSAVEAIQGSNHVAVLLLGDSGIGKSTLLEAVVAELQTAVTPVRIHGSPSLSNVPYGVLGPFIVGLPVQEATSQLAVLRTFWARLEDERSASQKPLLLVVDDAHDLDESTAGILVELAAAGWAKLLVASATRPGLPEPLLQLWFEGIAERLDLRPLSQHQTNEILEGTLGPQVLPSVAETLWEVSEGNPLLLNGLIADAKSDGTLLQRNGVWLLARPLNSHGDRLTDVVRRQLLRRSPAERQALNLIALSEPVSRDVIESTVGEDPVAALIEHEMIRVTPAPHPQLRLWHSIYGDTLRNLISPARSLQLRQSLLRRLDSEPTSAEGLLRQVSWSMECGAEIEDRQLLRAAVLASRLYEDELARKAAALVKDPELQVAARAVTARTYFNTSDYAAARDILEPDFAKGLSVAVLLTGTLMWAAVQAALGHSPADIMDRAGALLEAGERLGRENPDDADGILKATRERHDTMHAMVYALAGEYPEGAGTEADGEAVPPANTLEAAFRLALTSERLLVQGKAVQSFAAVSEALETAGSGHYELYFLAEFLVARAAAAVIHGGDWEAAEKLLAGVGAGQGPNLISFGGGVHAAHGIILFYQGKAAQSLNTLSAALESLRLADPQQLFALVSSMGFAAAADVGAKDKAAAFLADYEAAPRAVSRYLRVLSQMAVTYGKARLGNYPGAVDELRALGRPQGDGSTAGLEFDSLAFCLALGDRDAAVRLLELQPALEGPRPAAICHYAAAIRTDLATDHLEAGKSCEDAELWGFAALAYDAAANGYRAAGDTLRERMALSQRKRCLDRADSLAGQEQEAEADALGLLTRRERDIVALAVRGLSDRQIAAELQVSIRTVEGHLYRSYAKLNVKGRDQLPGVSSS; this is encoded by the coding sequence TTGGACTCATCTAGGAAGCGCGCAACCGCCCCCGACGCTGCGGAGGCATCCACGGTCCTGACCGGGCGAAAGGAGGACCTGCGTTCGGCGGTTGAAGCCATCCAAGGGAGCAACCACGTCGCCGTCCTCCTGCTCGGCGACAGCGGGATCGGCAAATCCACCCTCCTCGAAGCCGTGGTGGCCGAACTGCAGACAGCCGTGACGCCCGTCCGCATCCACGGCAGCCCGTCCCTGTCGAATGTGCCCTACGGCGTGCTGGGTCCCTTTATTGTCGGGCTGCCCGTGCAGGAAGCCACTTCGCAGCTGGCCGTGCTCAGGACTTTCTGGGCGAGGCTCGAAGACGAGCGCAGCGCCTCCCAGAAGCCCCTGCTGCTGGTCGTGGACGATGCCCATGACCTTGACGAGTCGACCGCCGGGATCCTGGTGGAACTCGCCGCCGCCGGCTGGGCGAAGCTGCTCGTGGCCTCGGCCACCCGGCCTGGCTTGCCGGAACCGCTGCTGCAGCTGTGGTTTGAGGGAATCGCCGAACGCCTCGACCTCCGGCCCCTGAGCCAGCATCAGACAAACGAGATACTCGAAGGCACGCTGGGGCCGCAGGTCCTGCCGAGCGTCGCCGAAACCCTCTGGGAGGTTTCCGAAGGCAATCCGCTCCTGCTCAACGGTCTCATCGCGGACGCGAAGAGCGACGGCACGCTGCTGCAACGCAACGGGGTCTGGCTGCTCGCGCGCCCGCTTAACAGCCACGGCGACCGCTTGACGGACGTCGTGCGGCGGCAGCTGCTCCGGCGTTCACCGGCAGAACGCCAGGCCCTGAACCTGATCGCCCTGTCGGAGCCGGTGTCCCGCGACGTCATTGAGTCCACGGTGGGCGAGGACCCGGTGGCGGCACTCATCGAACACGAGATGATCCGCGTCACGCCTGCGCCACACCCCCAATTGCGGCTGTGGCACTCCATCTACGGCGACACGCTGCGCAACCTGATTTCCCCGGCACGCAGCCTCCAGCTCCGGCAGAGCCTCCTGCGGCGCTTGGACAGCGAACCGACGTCGGCAGAAGGCCTCCTGCGTCAGGTGAGCTGGTCAATGGAATGCGGAGCGGAGATCGAGGACCGGCAGCTGCTGCGGGCAGCCGTCCTGGCCAGCCGGCTGTATGAGGACGAGCTGGCCCGCAAGGCCGCCGCACTGGTCAAGGACCCTGAACTGCAGGTGGCAGCGCGGGCCGTGACAGCGCGGACCTACTTCAACACCTCGGACTATGCGGCCGCCCGGGACATCCTGGAGCCCGACTTCGCCAAGGGACTCAGCGTGGCAGTGCTCCTGACGGGAACCCTGATGTGGGCTGCGGTCCAGGCCGCTCTCGGCCACTCGCCAGCGGACATCATGGACCGCGCCGGGGCCCTCCTGGAGGCAGGGGAGCGGCTGGGCAGGGAAAACCCGGACGACGCCGATGGCATCCTCAAGGCCACCAGGGAGCGACACGACACCATGCATGCCATGGTGTACGCCCTGGCAGGGGAGTACCCGGAGGGTGCCGGCACGGAAGCCGACGGCGAGGCCGTCCCCCCGGCCAATACCCTAGAAGCAGCGTTCAGGCTGGCACTGACATCGGAGCGGCTCCTGGTGCAGGGCAAGGCAGTCCAGTCCTTCGCCGCTGTCTCCGAGGCCCTGGAAACCGCGGGCTCAGGACACTACGAACTGTATTTCCTCGCGGAATTCCTGGTGGCGCGGGCAGCAGCTGCCGTGATCCACGGGGGCGACTGGGAAGCCGCCGAAAAGCTCCTGGCCGGAGTCGGCGCCGGGCAAGGGCCCAACCTCATCTCGTTCGGCGGGGGAGTCCACGCCGCGCACGGCATCATCCTGTTCTACCAGGGCAAGGCCGCCCAGTCCCTGAACACCCTCAGCGCGGCACTGGAGTCACTGCGGCTCGCGGATCCCCAACAGCTCTTCGCCCTGGTCTCCTCGATGGGGTTCGCCGCCGCCGCTGACGTCGGTGCCAAAGACAAGGCCGCGGCGTTCCTCGCCGACTACGAAGCCGCGCCCCGGGCGGTCTCACGCTACCTGCGCGTCCTCTCGCAGATGGCAGTCACGTACGGAAAAGCGCGCCTCGGCAATTACCCGGGGGCCGTCGACGAGCTCCGCGCGCTGGGCCGGCCCCAAGGGGACGGTTCCACCGCGGGCCTGGAATTTGATTCGCTTGCCTTCTGCCTGGCTTTGGGAGACCGCGACGCGGCTGTCCGGCTCCTCGAACTGCAGCCCGCGCTGGAAGGCCCCAGGCCGGCCGCTATCTGTCACTATGCGGCGGCGATCAGGACGGACCTCGCCACCGACCATCTGGAAGCAGGCAAGAGCTGCGAAGACGCCGAGCTGTGGGGCTTCGCGGCACTTGCCTATGATGCCGCTGCGAACGGGTACCGGGCGGCCGGTGACACCCTGCGCGAGCGTATGGCGCTGTCCCAGCGGAAGCGGTGCCTGGACCGGGCAGACAGCCTCGCCGGCCAGGAACAGGAAGCTGAAGCTGACGCCCTCGGCCTGCTGACCCGCCGCGAGCGCGACATCGTGGCGCTGGCGGTCCGCGGCCTCAGCGACCGCCAGATTGCCGCCGAGCTGCAGGTTTCCATCCGGACAGTTGAAGGCCACCTTTACCGCAGCTACGCCAAGCTGAACGTCAAGGGCCGCGATCAGCTGCCGGGAGTCTCCTCCTCCTAG
- a CDS encoding 50S ribosomal protein L25/general stress protein Ctc: protein MAEQKLAAEVRTEFGKGFARRARMANLIPAVIYGHGAEPIHITLPAKATTLAVRKANALLTLDINGEQHLALVKDIQRDPIKQIIEHLDLLTVRTGEKVTVDVPVHLTGELAPGNVYNQEMTVVSLEAEATHLPTAIEVSIEGRTAGEHIHASDLVLPKGSVLLADAESLVVHISEATEVSEEEASADTTEGSSVAAE from the coding sequence CAGAAGCTCGCAGCAGAAGTACGCACCGAATTCGGCAAGGGCTTCGCCCGCCGCGCCCGCATGGCCAATCTGATTCCTGCCGTCATTTACGGCCACGGCGCCGAGCCGATCCACATTACCCTGCCGGCGAAGGCCACCACCCTGGCAGTCCGCAAGGCCAACGCCCTGCTGACCCTGGACATCAACGGCGAACAGCACCTGGCCCTCGTCAAGGACATCCAGCGCGACCCGATCAAGCAGATCATCGAGCACCTCGACCTCCTGACCGTCCGCACCGGCGAAAAGGTCACCGTCGACGTTCCTGTGCACCTCACCGGCGAACTGGCTCCGGGCAACGTGTACAACCAGGAAATGACCGTCGTTTCCCTCGAGGCTGAGGCAACCCACCTGCCGACCGCCATCGAGGTCAGCATCGAGGGCCGCACCGCCGGCGAGCACATCCACGCTTCGGACCTCGTTCTGCCGAAGGGCTCCGTCCTGCTCGCCGACGCCGAGTCCCTCGTCGTGCACATCTCCGAGGCCACTGAGGTCTCCGAGGAAGAGGCATCGGCCGACACCACTGAAGGCTCCTCGGTCGCAGCCGAGTAG
- the pth gene encoding aminoacyl-tRNA hydrolase has product MTDTWLIAGLGNPGAEYAHNRHNVGQMVLDELASRIGSGFKSHKSRAQVLEGRLGIGGPRVVLAKPLSYMNVSGGPVSALAKFYDIDPGHVIAVHDEIDIPFNTVKLKLGGGEGGHNGLRDISKALATKDYLRVRVGVGRPPGRMDTADFVLKDFSGPEKKELPFLIDTAADAVEALVRDGLLAAQQQFHPAKTP; this is encoded by the coding sequence ATGACTGACACCTGGTTGATCGCAGGCCTTGGAAACCCGGGGGCTGAGTACGCCCACAACCGGCACAACGTCGGACAGATGGTCCTCGACGAACTCGCTTCCCGGATCGGGAGCGGCTTCAAGTCCCACAAGTCCCGGGCCCAGGTCCTGGAAGGCCGCCTCGGCATCGGCGGCCCCCGGGTAGTGCTGGCCAAGCCGCTGAGCTACATGAACGTCTCCGGCGGCCCGGTCTCGGCGCTGGCCAAGTTCTATGACATCGATCCCGGCCACGTCATCGCAGTGCACGACGAGATCGACATTCCCTTCAACACGGTGAAGCTGAAGCTGGGCGGCGGCGAAGGCGGCCACAACGGGCTGCGGGACATCTCCAAGGCCCTCGCCACCAAGGACTACCTGCGCGTCCGGGTCGGCGTGGGCCGCCCTCCGGGCAGAATGGACACTGCGGACTTTGTGCTGAAGGACTTTTCCGGCCCGGAGAAGAAGGAACTGCCCTTCCTGATCGATACAGCGGCCGACGCCGTGGAAGCCCTGGTCCGTGACGGCCTGCTCGCGGCCCAGCAGCAGTTCCACCCGGCGAAGACGCCCTAG
- a CDS encoding helix-turn-helix transcriptional regulator encodes MSRESLGWGNVSTTLAPAEEEPVTGPLDRHRWSGLARNADADRVRSALLAEDRMGVVITGDRGVGKTQVGRTVIAGFGPDVYTLQLRSSGPGSATPYGCLAFTLARLPQSSLGSPTAILHGITSLIRDDAAGRKCVILLDNAGALDELSTGVLLNLVQTRTARLVATAQRTTDLPPDFYWLITSGQLAEVRLANLTEVETLEVLKAALGHRVSSALASQLHQLVGGSPTLLQAVVSEQIERGNLVLAGSVWTLVDEVVLDGRTALEDIVRARYARETPVARELIEVLSCARTLPLARLARMYSPGVIADMEDAGQIVVDRTDRHLVSLGDRYLGDTVRNWLSVERRLELRDKVPGHQQDELNELTVEDLLAYAAWTHDCDAPLAPAHAVAAAGAAVKLFDPKFALKCAGSLNPEDPEWTEGQLQKSAAYLQLGLPLQAMAALDDVSEAQLRSLGAEAYAELIAAKVDCMSWLKDRTAQVPELIGQARLRLEELKAGQPDASAQELTRAGLCLDLCEFNFLSFVGDYEPMMARLSVAASAEVDDINAVHRLRSAIILMEALCMTGKEVQARKLMREIGGQLGEWSNVPRIRENFAWRSFNVLLLSGQWRQSIDMLKDASGRAGHGLHSGSAPTDLAVGLAYVYAGRGYMALDPLLAAIAQLEVRASLHSLRQAYAATAFAYAQTGNSVQASVYLDRARSADGPARFAIRTSADFCMDMASRWLGDPEAKDRLVRAAEEHYRAGRYTLAGISMLGATVNGTTKDFEFLEEIAAFRQGALAELSRTIAVGSRKKDAAIMLEAAGQAAAMELDAVQARCAALAFDFAKAAGLSGKASAAHAILESLAVSLPALPIMPRNKGPLLTDRERQIAALAGNGVSNKDIALAIGISVRTVEGHLYQVFTKLGVSSRSDLLGLI; translated from the coding sequence ATGTCGAGGGAATCGCTGGGCTGGGGGAATGTTTCCACTACATTGGCACCCGCCGAAGAAGAACCTGTAACCGGTCCGCTGGACCGGCACAGGTGGTCCGGTCTCGCGCGCAATGCCGACGCCGACCGGGTTCGCAGTGCCCTGCTGGCCGAAGACCGCATGGGTGTGGTCATCACCGGCGACCGCGGGGTGGGCAAGACCCAGGTGGGACGCACGGTGATCGCGGGTTTCGGGCCCGACGTCTACACCCTCCAGCTCCGCAGTTCCGGGCCGGGCTCGGCCACCCCCTACGGCTGCCTGGCTTTCACCCTGGCCCGCCTGCCGCAAAGCTCACTAGGCTCGCCGACGGCCATCCTGCACGGTATTACCTCCCTGATCCGCGACGACGCCGCCGGACGCAAGTGCGTCATCCTGCTGGACAACGCCGGTGCCCTGGACGAATTGAGCACGGGCGTCCTGCTCAACCTGGTGCAGACCCGGACAGCGCGGCTCGTCGCCACTGCCCAGCGGACCACGGACCTTCCGCCGGACTTTTACTGGCTCATCACCTCCGGGCAGCTGGCCGAAGTCCGGCTTGCCAACCTCACGGAGGTCGAAACCCTCGAAGTGCTCAAGGCAGCCCTCGGCCACAGGGTATCGAGCGCACTGGCGAGCCAGCTGCACCAACTTGTCGGCGGCAGCCCGACCCTGCTGCAGGCCGTGGTCTCGGAACAGATCGAACGCGGCAACCTCGTGCTCGCCGGCTCCGTTTGGACCCTGGTGGACGAGGTGGTTCTGGACGGCCGCACCGCGCTGGAAGACATCGTCCGGGCCCGGTACGCCCGCGAAACGCCGGTGGCACGGGAACTCATCGAGGTGCTGTCCTGTGCCCGGACCCTGCCGTTGGCCCGGCTCGCACGGATGTACAGCCCCGGCGTCATCGCGGACATGGAGGACGCCGGCCAGATCGTCGTCGACCGGACGGACCGCCACCTTGTCTCGCTCGGCGACCGCTATCTGGGCGACACCGTCCGCAACTGGCTCAGTGTCGAGCGCAGGCTGGAACTGCGGGACAAGGTGCCCGGTCACCAGCAGGATGAGCTGAACGAGCTCACCGTGGAGGACCTGCTGGCCTATGCGGCATGGACCCACGACTGCGACGCACCCCTGGCACCCGCCCACGCCGTGGCGGCCGCCGGCGCCGCCGTTAAACTCTTCGACCCGAAGTTCGCGCTCAAATGCGCCGGCAGCCTGAACCCGGAGGATCCGGAATGGACCGAGGGGCAGCTGCAGAAGTCCGCCGCCTACCTTCAACTCGGGCTGCCCCTGCAGGCCATGGCCGCCCTGGACGATGTCTCGGAGGCCCAGCTCCGCTCGCTGGGTGCCGAAGCGTATGCGGAACTGATAGCCGCGAAGGTGGACTGCATGTCCTGGCTCAAGGACCGCACGGCCCAGGTCCCTGAGCTGATCGGGCAGGCCCGGCTGCGGCTTGAAGAACTCAAAGCCGGCCAGCCCGATGCATCGGCGCAGGAGCTGACCCGCGCCGGACTGTGCCTGGACCTCTGCGAATTCAACTTCCTCTCCTTTGTCGGTGACTATGAGCCAATGATGGCCCGGCTCAGCGTGGCGGCGAGCGCGGAAGTGGACGACATCAACGCCGTGCACCGGCTCAGATCCGCAATCATCCTGATGGAAGCCCTGTGCATGACGGGCAAGGAAGTCCAGGCCCGGAAGCTGATGCGCGAGATCGGCGGCCAGCTGGGGGAATGGTCGAACGTACCGCGGATCCGGGAAAACTTTGCCTGGCGATCTTTCAACGTGCTGCTGTTGTCCGGACAATGGCGCCAAAGCATCGACATGCTCAAGGACGCGAGCGGCCGGGCCGGCCACGGACTGCACTCCGGCAGCGCGCCCACTGACCTGGCCGTCGGACTCGCCTATGTCTACGCGGGCCGCGGCTACATGGCCCTCGACCCGCTCCTTGCCGCGATCGCGCAGCTGGAAGTCCGCGCGAGCCTTCACTCGTTGCGGCAGGCCTACGCAGCCACCGCCTTCGCCTACGCCCAGACCGGGAACTCCGTGCAGGCCTCCGTCTACTTGGACCGGGCCCGGTCAGCGGATGGCCCCGCACGCTTCGCGATCCGAACTTCTGCAGACTTCTGCATGGACATGGCCTCACGCTGGCTGGGAGATCCGGAGGCGAAGGACCGGCTGGTGCGCGCGGCCGAGGAACACTACCGGGCCGGCCGGTATACCCTGGCCGGAATCTCCATGCTCGGGGCGACGGTCAACGGCACCACCAAGGATTTCGAGTTCCTGGAGGAGATCGCGGCGTTCCGGCAGGGGGCCCTCGCGGAGCTGTCCCGGACCATCGCGGTGGGCAGCCGCAAGAAGGACGCCGCCATCATGCTGGAGGCCGCCGGCCAGGCCGCGGCCATGGAACTCGACGCCGTCCAGGCCAGGTGCGCTGCCCTCGCCTTCGACTTCGCCAAGGCTGCGGGGCTCAGCGGCAAGGCCAGCGCCGCACACGCCATCCTTGAGAGCCTCGCGGTCTCATTGCCGGCCCTGCCGATCATGCCAAGGAACAAGGGGCCGCTGCTCACGGACAGGGAGCGGCAGATTGCCGCCCTCGCCGGCAACGGCGTTTCGAACAAGGACATTGCCTTGGCCATCGGCATTTCTGTCAGAACAGTGGAAGGACACCTCTACCAGGTGTTCACCAAGCTGGGAGTTTCTTCGCGAAGTGATCTGCTTGGACTCATCTAG